One window of the Equus caballus isolate H_3958 breed thoroughbred chromosome 2, TB-T2T, whole genome shotgun sequence genome contains the following:
- the BTBD19 gene encoding BTB/POZ domain-containing protein 19 isoform X1 produces the protein MEIPGLVVHGESAPFSTALRSLINNPLYSDVRFVVGQERQEVFAHRCLLACRCNFFQRLLGPELGPGLPSPVVLSTVPAEAFLAVLEFLYTNSVKLHRHSVSPSGRGLGGEGGDGLRDKGNSLPFRQPPPLQVLEVLTAALEYGLEELRELCLEFVVKVLDVELVCEALQVAVTFGLGPLQERCIAFIEAHSQEALRTRGFLELSAPALLPLLRSDKLCVDEAELVLAARSWARVGAAVLERPVAEVAAPVVQELRLALLAPAELSALEEQNRQEPLIPVEQIVEAWKCHALRRGDAARGARCRRRRGTLPREHHRFLDLPFK, from the exons atGGAGATCCCAGGACTGGTTGTGCATGGGGAGTCTGCGCCCTTTTCCACAGCACTCCGAAGCCTCATCAACAATCCCCTATACAG tGATGTTCGCTTTGTGGTCGGTCAAGAACGGCAGGAGGTGTTTGCCCACCGGTGCTTATTGGCCTGTAGATGCAACTTCTTCCAGCGACTTCTGGGCCCAGAGCTGGGCCCCGGGCTGCCTAGCCCCGTGGTCCTAAGCACTGTGCCAGCCGAGGCCTTCCTGGCAGTGCTGGAGTTCCTGTACACCAACAGTGTCAAGCTGCACCGCCACTCTGTGAGCCCATCGGGCAGAGGGCTGGGTGGCGAGGGAGGCGATGGGCTGAGGGACAAGGGGAACTCCCTTCCTTTCCGGCAACCACCCCCTCTGCAGGTGCTGGAGGTGCTGACTGCGGCTTTGGAGTACGGGCTGGAGGAACTGCGTGAG CTGTGCCTGGAGTTTGTGGTGAAGGTGCTGGATGTGGAGCTGGTTTGTGAGGCCCTGCAG GTTGCCGTAACTTTTGGCCTGGGGCCGCTGCAGGAGCGTTGCATAGCCTTCATAGAGGCCCACAGCCAG GAGGCGCTCAGAACCCGCGGCTTCCTGGAGCTGTCGGCGCCCGCGTTGCTGCCCCTGCTGCGCAGCGACAAGCTCTGCGTGGACGAGGCTGAGCTGGTCCTGGCGGCCCGGAGCTGGGCGCGCGTGGGCGCG GCAGTGCTGGAGCGGCCTGTGGCCGAGGTGGCGGCCCCAGTGGTGCAGGAGCTGAGATTGGCCTTGCTGGCCCCGGCGGAGCTGAGCGCCCTGGAAGAGCAGAACCGGCAGGAACCGCTCATCCCG GTGGAGCAGATCGTGGAGGCGTGGAAGTGCCACGCTCTGCGGAGAGGGGATGCGGCCCGGGGCGCCCGGTGCCGCCGCCGGAGAGGAACCCTGCCCCGGGAGCATCACCGCTTTTTGGATCTGCCCTTTAAGTGA
- the BTBD19 gene encoding BTB/POZ domain-containing protein 19 isoform X2 codes for MGEEPEIPSDVRFVVGQERQEVFAHRCLLACRCNFFQRLLGPELGPGLPSPVVLSTVPAEAFLAVLEFLYTNSVKLHRHSVSPSGRGLGGEGGDGLRDKGNSLPFRQPPPLQVLEVLTAALEYGLEELRELCLEFVVKVLDVELVCEALQVAVTFGLGPLQERCIAFIEAHSQEALRTRGFLELSAPALLPLLRSDKLCVDEAELVLAARSWARVGAAVLERPVAEVAAPVVQELRLALLAPAELSALEEQNRQEPLIPVEQIVEAWKCHALRRGDAARGARCRRRRGTLPREHHRFLDLPFK; via the exons ATGGGTGAGGAACCTGAGATTCCAAG tGATGTTCGCTTTGTGGTCGGTCAAGAACGGCAGGAGGTGTTTGCCCACCGGTGCTTATTGGCCTGTAGATGCAACTTCTTCCAGCGACTTCTGGGCCCAGAGCTGGGCCCCGGGCTGCCTAGCCCCGTGGTCCTAAGCACTGTGCCAGCCGAGGCCTTCCTGGCAGTGCTGGAGTTCCTGTACACCAACAGTGTCAAGCTGCACCGCCACTCTGTGAGCCCATCGGGCAGAGGGCTGGGTGGCGAGGGAGGCGATGGGCTGAGGGACAAGGGGAACTCCCTTCCTTTCCGGCAACCACCCCCTCTGCAGGTGCTGGAGGTGCTGACTGCGGCTTTGGAGTACGGGCTGGAGGAACTGCGTGAG CTGTGCCTGGAGTTTGTGGTGAAGGTGCTGGATGTGGAGCTGGTTTGTGAGGCCCTGCAG GTTGCCGTAACTTTTGGCCTGGGGCCGCTGCAGGAGCGTTGCATAGCCTTCATAGAGGCCCACAGCCAG GAGGCGCTCAGAACCCGCGGCTTCCTGGAGCTGTCGGCGCCCGCGTTGCTGCCCCTGCTGCGCAGCGACAAGCTCTGCGTGGACGAGGCTGAGCTGGTCCTGGCGGCCCGGAGCTGGGCGCGCGTGGGCGCG GCAGTGCTGGAGCGGCCTGTGGCCGAGGTGGCGGCCCCAGTGGTGCAGGAGCTGAGATTGGCCTTGCTGGCCCCGGCGGAGCTGAGCGCCCTGGAAGAGCAGAACCGGCAGGAACCGCTCATCCCG GTGGAGCAGATCGTGGAGGCGTGGAAGTGCCACGCTCTGCGGAGAGGGGATGCGGCCCGGGGCGCCCGGTGCCGCCGCCGGAGAGGAACCCTGCCCCGGGAGCATCACCGCTTTTTGGATCTGCCCTTTAAGTGA
- the BTBD19 gene encoding BTB/POZ domain-containing protein 19 isoform X3, which translates to MEIPGLVVHGESAPFSTALRSLINNPLYSDVRFVVGQERQEVFAHRCLLACRCNFFQRLLGPELGPGLPSPVVLSTVPAEAFLAVLEFLYTNSVKLHRHSVLEVLTAALEYGLEELRELCLEFVVKVLDVELVCEALQVAVTFGLGPLQERCIAFIEAHSQEALRTRGFLELSAPALLPLLRSDKLCVDEAELVLAARSWARVGAAVLERPVAEVAAPVVQELRLALLAPAELSALEEQNRQEPLIPVEQIVEAWKCHALRRGDAARGARCRRRRGTLPREHHRFLDLPFK; encoded by the exons atGGAGATCCCAGGACTGGTTGTGCATGGGGAGTCTGCGCCCTTTTCCACAGCACTCCGAAGCCTCATCAACAATCCCCTATACAG tGATGTTCGCTTTGTGGTCGGTCAAGAACGGCAGGAGGTGTTTGCCCACCGGTGCTTATTGGCCTGTAGATGCAACTTCTTCCAGCGACTTCTGGGCCCAGAGCTGGGCCCCGGGCTGCCTAGCCCCGTGGTCCTAAGCACTGTGCCAGCCGAGGCCTTCCTGGCAGTGCTGGAGTTCCTGTACACCAACAGTGTCAAGCTGCACCGCCACTCT GTGCTGGAGGTGCTGACTGCGGCTTTGGAGTACGGGCTGGAGGAACTGCGTGAG CTGTGCCTGGAGTTTGTGGTGAAGGTGCTGGATGTGGAGCTGGTTTGTGAGGCCCTGCAG GTTGCCGTAACTTTTGGCCTGGGGCCGCTGCAGGAGCGTTGCATAGCCTTCATAGAGGCCCACAGCCAG GAGGCGCTCAGAACCCGCGGCTTCCTGGAGCTGTCGGCGCCCGCGTTGCTGCCCCTGCTGCGCAGCGACAAGCTCTGCGTGGACGAGGCTGAGCTGGTCCTGGCGGCCCGGAGCTGGGCGCGCGTGGGCGCG GCAGTGCTGGAGCGGCCTGTGGCCGAGGTGGCGGCCCCAGTGGTGCAGGAGCTGAGATTGGCCTTGCTGGCCCCGGCGGAGCTGAGCGCCCTGGAAGAGCAGAACCGGCAGGAACCGCTCATCCCG GTGGAGCAGATCGTGGAGGCGTGGAAGTGCCACGCTCTGCGGAGAGGGGATGCGGCCCGGGGCGCCCGGTGCCGCCGCCGGAGAGGAACCCTGCCCCGGGAGCATCACCGCTTTTTGGATCTGCCCTTTAAGTGA
- the BTBD19 gene encoding BTB/POZ domain-containing protein 19 isoform X4: MGEEPEIPSDVRFVVGQERQEVFAHRCLLACRCNFFQRLLGPELGPGLPSPVVLSTVPAEAFLAVLEFLYTNSVKLHRHSVLEVLTAALEYGLEELRELCLEFVVKVLDVELVCEALQVAVTFGLGPLQERCIAFIEAHSQEALRTRGFLELSAPALLPLLRSDKLCVDEAELVLAARSWARVGAAVLERPVAEVAAPVVQELRLALLAPAELSALEEQNRQEPLIPVEQIVEAWKCHALRRGDAARGARCRRRRGTLPREHHRFLDLPFK, from the exons ATGGGTGAGGAACCTGAGATTCCAAG tGATGTTCGCTTTGTGGTCGGTCAAGAACGGCAGGAGGTGTTTGCCCACCGGTGCTTATTGGCCTGTAGATGCAACTTCTTCCAGCGACTTCTGGGCCCAGAGCTGGGCCCCGGGCTGCCTAGCCCCGTGGTCCTAAGCACTGTGCCAGCCGAGGCCTTCCTGGCAGTGCTGGAGTTCCTGTACACCAACAGTGTCAAGCTGCACCGCCACTCT GTGCTGGAGGTGCTGACTGCGGCTTTGGAGTACGGGCTGGAGGAACTGCGTGAG CTGTGCCTGGAGTTTGTGGTGAAGGTGCTGGATGTGGAGCTGGTTTGTGAGGCCCTGCAG GTTGCCGTAACTTTTGGCCTGGGGCCGCTGCAGGAGCGTTGCATAGCCTTCATAGAGGCCCACAGCCAG GAGGCGCTCAGAACCCGCGGCTTCCTGGAGCTGTCGGCGCCCGCGTTGCTGCCCCTGCTGCGCAGCGACAAGCTCTGCGTGGACGAGGCTGAGCTGGTCCTGGCGGCCCGGAGCTGGGCGCGCGTGGGCGCG GCAGTGCTGGAGCGGCCTGTGGCCGAGGTGGCGGCCCCAGTGGTGCAGGAGCTGAGATTGGCCTTGCTGGCCCCGGCGGAGCTGAGCGCCCTGGAAGAGCAGAACCGGCAGGAACCGCTCATCCCG GTGGAGCAGATCGTGGAGGCGTGGAAGTGCCACGCTCTGCGGAGAGGGGATGCGGCCCGGGGCGCCCGGTGCCGCCGCCGGAGAGGAACCCTGCCCCGGGAGCATCACCGCTTTTTGGATCTGCCCTTTAAGTGA
- the DYNLT4 gene encoding dynein light chain Tctex-type 4 yields MATPQHRQGALILPPAHQDCGARRELGGQRLQVTQPLTSKHLGIHTAPDYLIHLSQKHSVGLPGGRSMAGRPVLSGLQEEETAKDPGPKLSPVRPPGRLPSIDEARPAGPGPASRRSSILGLVSSFSRRNSLAGPGPGPGVRRPSLGPVPPLGSRVSFSGLPLAPTRRLAPSYRMEPAPGQRWEVARAQRALEAALAAGLRDARYSGAEAGPLARELCELVRVRVRELSPPRYKLVCSVVLGPRSGQGVRVVSRALWDAARDGLASATFTNATLFAVATVHGLYCE; encoded by the exons ATGGCAACCCCACAACACAGGCAAGGGGCCCTTATCCTCCCACCTGCCCATCAGGACTGTGGAGCTAGGAGAGAGCTCGGAGGCCAAAGGCTGCAGGTGACTCAG CCCTTAACCTCTAAGCACCTAGGAATCCACACAGCCCCGGACTATTTGATTCACCTGTCCCAAAAACACAG TGTGGGTCTTCCAGGCGGCAGGTCCATGGCTGGCAGGCCTGTGCTCTCCGGACTCCAGGAGGAGGAGACTGCCAAAGATCCTGGGCCGAAACTGTCACCGGTGCGGCCCCCAGGCCGCCTGCCCAGCATTGATGAGGCCCGACCAGCAGGCccgggcccggcctcccgccgcagCTCCATACTGGGCCTGGTCTCGTCCTTTTCACGCCGCAACTCACTGGCCGGACCAGGCCCGGGTCCCGGGGTTCGGCGTCCGTCGCTGGGCCCCGTGCCCCCTCTAGGTTCGCGGGTCAGCTTCTCGGGGTTGCCCCTGGCGCCGACGCGTCGCCTGGCGCCCTCTTACCGCATGGAGCCGGCGCCAGGGCAGCGCTGGGAGGTCGCGCGCGCGCAGCGGGCACTGGAGGCGGCGCTGGCCGCGGGGCTGCGCGACGCGCGCTACTCGGGCGCCGAGGCCGGGCCGCTGGCGCGGGAGCTGTGCGAGCTGgtgcgcgtgcgcgtgcgcgAGCTCAGCCCGCCGCGCTACAAGCTGGTGTGCAGCGTGGTGCTGGGGCCGCGCAGCGGCCAGGGTGTGCGCGTGGTCAGCCGCGCGCTCTGGGACGCGGCGCGCGACGGGCTGGCCTCCGCCACGTTCACCAACGCCACGCTCTTCGCCGTGGCCACGGTCCACGGGCTCTACTGCGAGTGA
- the PLK3 gene encoding serine/threonine-protein kinase PLK3 produces the protein MEPAAGFLSPRPFPRADAPPAPPAGPGPPPSAMPGPELEMLAAPPAPDSGRLITDPCSGRTYFKGRLLGKGGFARCYEATDRETGNAYAVKVISQSRITKPHQREKILNEIELHRGLQHRHIVRFSHHFEDADNIYIFLELCSRKSLAHIWKARHTLLEPEVRYYLRQILSGLKYLHQKGILHRDLKLGNFFITENMELKMGDFGLATRLEPPEQRKKTICGTPNYVAPEVLQRQGHGPEADVWSLGCVMYTLLCGSPPFETVDLKETYRCIKQVHYTLPASLSLPARQLLAAILRASPQDRPSIDQILRHDFFTKGYTPDRLPVSSCVTVPDLIPLNAAKILFVKVTKSLFGRKKNKSKNHPEERDEVSCLANGLTRTSIGHQDARPEAPAASGPAPVSLVETALEDSSPRGTLASSGDGFEEGLTVATVVESALCALRNCLAFMPPAEQNPAPLAQPEPLVWVSKWVDYSNKFGFGYQLSSRRVAVLFNNGTHMALSANRKTVHYNPTSTKHFSFSVGAVPRALQPQLGVLRYFASYMEQRLMKGGDLPSVEEVEVPVPPLLLQWVKTDQALLMLFSDGTVQVNFYGDHTKLILSGWEPLLVTFVARNRSACTYLASHLRQLGCSPDLRQRLGYALRLLRDRCPT, from the exons ATGGAGCCTGCCGCCGGCTTCCTGTCCCCGCGCCCCTTCCCGCGTGCGGACGCCCCGCCCGCGCCACCCGCTGGGCCCGGGCCGCCTCCGAGTGCCATGCCCGGACCTGAGCTGGAGATGCTGGCCGCGCCACCGGCGCCGGACTCTGGGCGCCTCATCACGGACCCGTGCAGCGGCCGCACCTACTTCAAAGGCCGCCTGTTGGGCAAG GGGGGCTTCGCCCGGTGCTATGAGGCCACTGACAGAGAGACCGGCAATGCCTACGCGGTCAAAGTCATCTCGCAGAGCCGCATCACCAAGCCGCATCAGCGCGAGAAG ATCCTAAACGAGATTGAGCTTCACCGCGGCCTGCAGCACCGCCACATCGTGCGTTTCTCGCACCACTTTGAGGATGCTGACAATATATACATTTTCCTGGAGCTCTGCAGCCGAAAG TCTCTGGCCCACATCTGGAAGGCCCGGCACACCCTGTTGGAGCCCGAGGTGCGCTACTACCTGCGGCAGATCCTTTCCGGACTCAAGTACTTGCACCAGAAGGGCATCTTGCACCGAGACCTCAAGCTGG GAAACTTTTTTATCACCGAGAACATGGAACTGAAAATGGGGGATTTTGGGCTGGCAACCCGGTTGGAGCccccagagcagaggaagaa GACCATCTGTGGCACCCCCAACTATGTGGCTCCGGAAGTGCTGCAGAGGCAGGGCCACGGCCCCGAGGCAGACGTGTGGTCCCTGGGCTGTGTCAT GTACACGCTGCTATGTGGGAGCCCCCCCTTTGAGACAGTTGACCTGAAGGAGACGTACCGCTGCATCAAACAGGTCCACTACACGCTGCCCGCCAGCCTCTCACTGCCTGCGCGGCAGCTCCTGGCCGCCATCCTTCGAGCCTCGCCCCAAGACCGCCCCTCAATTGACCAGATCCTGCGCCATGACTTCTTTACCAAG GGCTACACCCCCGACCGGCTCCCTGTCAGCAGCTGTGTGACAGTCCCGGACCTGATACCCCTTAATGCAGCTAAGATTTTGTTTGTCAAAGTCACTAAGAGCCTCTTTGGCAGGAAGAAGAACAAGA GTAAGAACCATCCTGAGGAGCGGGACGAGGTGTCCTGTCTGGCGAACGGCCTCACTCGGACATCCATTGGCCATCAGGATGCCAGGCCCGAG GCTCCAGCAGCTTCTGGTCCAGCCCCCGTCAGCCTGGTAGAGACAGCACTTGAAGACAGCTCACCGCGTGGGACATTGGCGAGTAGTGGAGATG GGTTTGAAGAAGGTCTGACTGTGGCCACAGTGGTAGAGTCAGCCCTCTGTGCTCTGAGAAACTGCCTGGCCTTCATGCCCCCAG CGGAACAGAACCCGGCTCCCCTGGCACAGCCAGAGCCTCTGGTGTGGGTCAGCAAGTGGGTTGACTACTCCAACAAGTTTGGCTTTGGATATCAGCTGTCCAGCCGCCGTGTGGCTGTGCTCTTCAACAATGGCACACACATGGCCCTGTCAGCCAACAGAAA GACTGTGCACTACAACCCCACCAGCACAAAGCACTTCTCCTTCTCCGTGGGTGCTGTGCCCCGGGCCCTGCAGCCTCAGCTGGGTGTCCTGCGCTATTTCGCCTCCTACATGGAGCAGCGCCTCATGAAG GGTGGAGATCTGCCCAGTGTGGAAGAAGTGGAGGTGCCTGTCCCCCCACTTCTGCTGCAGTGGGTCAAGACTGACCAGGCCCTACTCATGCTGTTTAGTGATGGCACTGTCCAG GTGAACTTCTATGGAGACCACACCAAGCTGATCCTTAGTGGCTGGGAGCCTCTCCTGGTGACTTTTGTGGCCCGCAATCGCAGCGCCTGCACTTACCTCGCCTCCCACCTTCGACAGCTGGGCTGCTCCCCAGACCTGCGGCAGCGGTTGGGCTATGCTCTGCGCCTGCTCCGGGACCGCTGCCCAACCTAG